A region from the Phaenicophaeus curvirostris isolate KB17595 chromosome 28, BPBGC_Pcur_1.0, whole genome shotgun sequence genome encodes:
- the TLE5 gene encoding TLE family member 5 isoform X2, translating into MMFPQSRHSGSSHLPQQLKFTTSDSCDRIKDEFQLLQAQYHSLKLECDKLASEKSEMQRHYVMYYEMSYGLNIEMHKQAEIVKRLNGICAQVLPYLSQEHQQQVLGAIERAKQVTAPELNSIIRQLQAHQLSQLQALALPLTPLPVGLQPPSLPAVSAGTGLLSLSALGSQAHLSKEDKNGHDGDAHQDDDGEKSD; encoded by the exons ATGATGTTTCCACAAAGCCGGCACTCG GGCTCCTCTCACCTGCCGCAGCAGCTCAAGTTCACCACCTCCGACTCCTGCGACCGCATCAAGGATGAgttccagctcctgcaggcCCAGTACCACAG CTTGAAGTTGGAATGTGACAAACTAGCCAGCGAGAAATCGGAGATGCAGCGTCACTATGTGATG TATTATGAGATGTCCTACGGGCTGAATATTGAAATGCACAAACAG GCTGAAATCGTCAAGAGGCTAAATGGGATTTGTGCGCAGGTTCTGCCCTACCTTTCCCAAGAG CATCAGCAGCAAGTCCTGGGAGCCATCGAACGAGCCAAGCAGGTTACGGCGCCAGAACTGAACTCCATCATCCGT cagcttcaaGCTCACCAGCTGTCCCAGCTCCAAGCCCTTGCTCTGCCTCTGACTCCGCTCCCCGTGGGCCTCCAGCCCCCGTCCCTCCCTGCCGTCAGCGCCGGCACCGGGCTCCTCTCGCTCTCGGCCTTGGGCTCCCAGGCTCACCTCTCCAAGGAGGACAAGAACGGCCACGACGGGGACGCCCACCAAGACGACGACGGGGAGAAATCTGATTAA
- the TLE5 gene encoding TLE family member 5 isoform X1: MMFPQSRHSGSSHLPQQLKFTTSDSCDRIKDEFQLLQAQYHSLKLECDKLASEKSEMQRHYVMYYEMSYGLNIEMHKQAEIVKRLNGICAQVLPYLSQEHQQQVLGAIERAKQVTAPELNSIIRQQLQAHQLSQLQALALPLTPLPVGLQPPSLPAVSAGTGLLSLSALGSQAHLSKEDKNGHDGDAHQDDDGEKSD, from the exons ATGATGTTTCCACAAAGCCGGCACTCG GGCTCCTCTCACCTGCCGCAGCAGCTCAAGTTCACCACCTCCGACTCCTGCGACCGCATCAAGGATGAgttccagctcctgcaggcCCAGTACCACAG CTTGAAGTTGGAATGTGACAAACTAGCCAGCGAGAAATCGGAGATGCAGCGTCACTATGTGATG TATTATGAGATGTCCTACGGGCTGAATATTGAAATGCACAAACAG GCTGAAATCGTCAAGAGGCTAAATGGGATTTGTGCGCAGGTTCTGCCCTACCTTTCCCAAGAG CATCAGCAGCAAGTCCTGGGAGCCATCGAACGAGCCAAGCAGGTTACGGCGCCAGAACTGAACTCCATCATCCGT cagcagcttcaaGCTCACCAGCTGTCCCAGCTCCAAGCCCTTGCTCTGCCTCTGACTCCGCTCCCCGTGGGCCTCCAGCCCCCGTCCCTCCCTGCCGTCAGCGCCGGCACCGGGCTCCTCTCGCTCTCGGCCTTGGGCTCCCAGGCTCACCTCTCCAAGGAGGACAAGAACGGCCACGACGGGGACGCCCACCAAGACGACGACGGGGAGAAATCTGATTAA